Below is a window of Plasmodium gaboni strain SY75 chromosome 11, whole genome shotgun sequence DNA.
TTTGTGACACAAGAATGGGATATATATCAagtaaagaaaaaagaaagagACATTAGtatgaataaaattaaaattcTTGAGGATAATGAAAATGTCAAATGTATTTTAGACGAGgaaagaaataaaaagaaatatattagaaCGTTTGACTATAAGGATGGCAGATGacaaattattatatacatatatataatatatatatatttagaCTATGCAACTTAAATTATAgtttctttttattttattaaatatatttttaccattaatatttattgtatcaatattcaaaatatacaacagaacaaaaaataaaataaaataaaatacagaaatataaaatatgttagctataattatttgttatatttgTATGTATGAATATACTTAAAACaacatttattataaattaacatctacatatgtatttctatgtatgtattttttttttgatttaaatttttttttttttttttcaaatatatgaaatataaacaataaatataattgttataatactaattatgtatacatattatatatatattatagtatatatatatatatattttttttttttttttgttcattttaaaagatttaaaaaatatacgcacacaaaatgaaatgataaaaatgcACGAATTTGAATCgcaaataaaaattaaaataatatattatatatattatattatatatatataatatatatatatatatatatatatatatatatatatatatatatatttatttatttatttatatgcCAAACTATATGtactaaaaaaaaaaaaaaaaaaaaatacataatattttagatatatattatatatatatatatataatatatataaaaaaaaaatatatttttaatttttttaaatattgaCTGGGTCCATATGTGcatatgaataattatgaacagaaatatttcataaaagaagataataaaaatattttttactgCACGgaaatacatattttttttaacaacaaaatatattatatgttgtatgaacatatatatattatatatatatattattgaaatatattcaaaagaaaaaaatataaatataaatatattttttttttttatatatgttatattttatttatcatatgTTATGCCCTTCCGCAATAATATCCTTTTgtttatttacatatttcaactattatattattaataacaatattattgtttttgtttgaatgtataataaaaacataaatttaaaattttgtttttaaatGTGTGCATAGCTCTTGTTTCTGTTCAACCATTAACAAattaatagaaaaaaaaaaatatgcatatataaattttctttttttttttttttttttgcttgattttttttttttttttcttttcatatatatttttttttttttcgtcATACCCTTTTGATATGTGaaactatatataaagaacaaaaaaaaaaaaaaaaaaaaaaaaaaaaaaatggtaAACAACAGTAcacaaaataatgaaaaattttCGCTCTTTTCAAAAAGTGTTATTTTAGAAAATGGGAAGAATTTAgtaaatgtaaaaaatgaaaaattagaagaatataattttataaatagTATGACAAATCCGCAAATGACATttaattcaaataaaacaaaaggttttttaatattacagttatttttatatggCTATTTAAATAGAATTAGTTCTTTTAGATCaaataaagataaagaTCTTATGTATccatatttaaaaatattactaGATAAAGtagaaatatatagaaGTCGAATATTAGATAATTCTATGAATATATGGAATGAAACTATAGATATTGAAATACATTATATTAAGAGTATCATAGAAATACAATTATATGATATGGACGAAACTGAAGGTGTTGTTGAAGATGAATACATTGGTAGTGCTTTTATTGATATCatgaatttaaaatttaatacaaaatatgatatgattttaaaatatttagaTAATAAAACGGCAATTATAAAGGACCCTTATTTTcataaacaaaataaaaaggtCACCTcagaaaataaaaagaagaaaagtataaatataatgaataatacaggaaatattaataataataataatagtaatagtaataataatagtaatagtaataataatagtaataataataataatattaataatatcaataatatcaataatatcaataatatcaataatatcaataataGCAATAATAGCAATAATAGCAACAATGTTGACAATATAAATGAGAACAAATCtagtataaataaatatatcaatgattataatgttcgaatatttattaaacTACTTAGTAAAAATGACTACagtatttttttcttacatttatataaggTTACTTCTTtgaattataaatatatatgcagaaaaaatgaaatattagataatgaattaaatgtgaatttattatatgaaaatattaaaacaattaaattaaattttgATATGATATGGTTACCTTTCTTTTCTATAATATCTAATTTTTCTTCATGGAAAAAACCATTATATTCCTTATTCTTTGtaacatattttttcttatctttctttttttcaaaatatttcatCTCTTTTCTCTTACTTTTTTTAAGTCTAATTCTATTTATTATAGTTTCTATTATAAGAGAATGTGACCGCATACAAAGACACTCCAACTTGGCTCAGTCGctaaataaaaatatcaagttacaaagaaataaaagcctcaattatttttataaaacaCACAGTttaaacaataataatattaacgATGATATGAATAGAATCTATAATAACAATGAGTCTTTTACATACTGGAGGAAGGTCAGGCGAAGCATATACcaaaatatacaatataaagattatttaaataataagaaaaaaaagacaaCATCTCAAAAGGAttatgaagaaataaatgataaCTATTGTAGttataatgatgatgatgacGATGACGATGATCATTATAATGATCAGAGTGATGAGAGCGATCAAAGTgatgaaataaaagataataatgaaaaaaaatatgaagaaaatgaagaaacaaaatcaaaaaaacaaaaaaaaaaagacgttacaaataataaaaatgataatgatattatattagataataataataataatatgattaGTCAGAGTgataattatgatgatCTTGATAATACTAGCGAAAGTGACACATTTACAGATTCGTCATTAAATAATGCAAGTACTAAtgaatatgataattatagCTCTAATTCAGTTAGTAATTCAGAggataatatattaaatgaaagtaataaaagtgagaaaaaacaaatcaaggatgataataagaatgaaaaatatgataaaaatgaaaaaaatgaaaaaaatatttctttaaagaatataaagCCCACtcaaaaaatgaataaatatgatactatatatgacaataataataataaatataatagtagtactagtagtaatatttataacaaTTACTATATTGATGATAATGttaaagataataatttagaagattctaataatgatgatagTAGTGCTCTTAATTATACtgatgatgaaaatgtGGATCcagaaaataatttatctGTTATTAGAACatttataagaaatataattgatgataatattataaataatataaaatatattcattattttatatattcttttacAAAATGGTCACaattattcttttttattctaAGGAAATTTGGATACTTTCTAGTTATATTAACCCTACTTACATGTGGTCttagtatatatttttatcctATCATTGTCAGAACATTAAGAACTATAATTTTCTTATGTGGATTTGTAATATTgacatataattttaaacCTATGAATATTTTCTATAGGTTTATATCATGTTTAcatgaatattattatttagaaagaaaaagaagacgtaccaatatttataattatgactagtaacaaaaataaatatatatttattattactattaaaaaaaaaattttttttttttttttttttttccttttaattcatattttaattgAAAAGGGTTTGAGaaaaatgttataataaatatttgttattattataaacatttaaaaatttatgtACACAGAagtattttaaaaaattcaaccatttctttttttttttttttttactgTCACAAAATGgatataattatatatatatatatatatatatatatatattatatatatgtattatttttattatgtcAAATTTTAAGTTGATATATCACATTTTTAATAACTATATATCAATATGTATACccataataaataatttgtttcctatgtgtttataaaattatatatttatgttttcctttttttttttttttttattttttttgtgtaaggaaacaaatattattcatttaattggatataaaaaaaagtatatgtttagtaaatatatgaaatataatatataaccaaatcatatttttgtttatgttgtttattaaaatattaatattgatattaatcattcattttaaaataatcacaatattatatatatatatatatatatatgttttttttttatttaataaattcataacatttaagaaaaaactcttatttataaattaattcATAAAATACATGAAGCAGTTTGATCATAAAGATAAGAATAAATCACAACTGAAGGTTATATAAGGATCATaaggg
It encodes the following:
- a CDS encoding hypothetical protein (conserved Plasmodium protein, unknown function), whose translation is MVNNSTQNNEKFSLFSKSVILENGKNLVNVKNEKLEEYNFINSMTNPQMTFNSNKTKGFLILQLFLYGYLNRISSFRSNKDKDLMYPYLKILLDKVEIYRSRILDNSMNIWNETIDIEIHYIKSIIEIQLYDMDETEGVVEDEYIGSAFIDIMNLKFNTKYDMILKYLDNKTAIIKDPYFHKQNKKVTSENKKKKSINIMNNTGNINNNNNSNSNNNSNSNNNSNNNNNINNINNINNINNINNINNSNNSNNSNNVDNINENKSSINKYINDYNVRIFIKLLSKNDYSIFFLHLYKVTSLNYKYICRKNEILDNELNVNLLYENIKTIKLNFDMIWLPFFSIISNFSSWKKPLYSLFFVTYFFLSFFFSKYFISFLLLFLSLILFIIVSIIRECDRIQRHSNLAQSLNKNIKLQRNKSLNYFYKTHSLNNNNINDDMNRIYNNNESFTYWRKVRRSIYQNIQYKDYLNNKKKKTTSQKDYEEINDNYCSYNDDDDDDDDHYNDQSDESDQSDEIKDNNEKKYEENEETKSKKQKKKDVTNNKNDNDIILDNNNNNMISQSDNYDDLDNTSESDTFTDSSLNNASTNEYDNYSSNSVSNSEDNILNESNKSEKKQIKDDNKNEKYDKNEKNEKNISLKNIKPTQKMNKYDTIYDNNNNKYNSSTSSNIYNNYYIDDNVKDNNLEDSNNDDSSALNYTDDENVDPENNLSVIRTFIRNIIDDNIINNIKYIHYFIYSFTKWSQLFFFILRKFGYFLVILTLLTCGLSIYFYPIIVRTLRTIIFLCGFVILTYNFKPMNIFYRFISCLHEYYYLERKRRRTNIYNYD
- a CDS encoding hypothetical protein (conserved Plasmodium protein, unknown function), producing MKKGLIETGVKVSFGVLGVLYFFYLKRFVTQEWDIYQVKKKERDISMNKIKILEDNENVKCILDEERNKKKYIRTFDYKDGR